The Campylobacter concisus genome has a window encoding:
- a CDS encoding XkdF-like putative serine protease domain-containing protein, which translates to MANKLTNLSITHISLVKAGANKKSIIYKSDASEPSFEKDVSIAKFDEEKGVVYGIVYSPDEVDTQGDFTDAAEIEKAAYAFMKDLKGQNIDKEHDFKPDGKAYVAESWIVRENDALFKSEKVGSWAVGIKIESDELKELIKSGEIAGLSMAGFAKREEVQKNDTSIAAAIANGFNELLKKFEKTKKGEDKVEKETKEISQAEEIKKTLVEGMDELNKKLLGFEKRISELEDVAKNSKQSKNIEKTDDKIVGGIL; encoded by the coding sequence ATGGCAAACAAACTAACTAACCTAAGTATCACGCACATATCTCTTGTAAAAGCTGGTGCAAACAAAAAGAGCATCATTTATAAAAGTGACGCGAGCGAGCCAAGCTTTGAAAAGGATGTGAGTATCGCCAAATTTGACGAAGAAAAAGGCGTTGTATATGGGATTGTGTATTCACCAGACGAAGTAGATACTCAGGGAGATTTTACGGACGCGGCCGAGATTGAAAAGGCTGCCTATGCTTTTATGAAGGATCTTAAAGGTCAAAACATAGACAAGGAGCATGACTTTAAGCCAGACGGCAAAGCATACGTGGCTGAGAGCTGGATAGTAAGAGAAAACGATGCTCTCTTTAAGAGCGAGAAGGTGGGAAGCTGGGCAGTTGGCATCAAGATAGAAAGCGACGAGCTAAAAGAACTTATAAAAAGTGGCGAGATCGCAGGACTTTCAATGGCAGGATTTGCGAAGCGTGAAGAGGTACAAAAAAACGATACTTCAATAGCTGCTGCCATAGCAAATGGTTTTAACGAGCTACTAAAGAAATTTGAAAAAACTAAAAAAGGAGAGGACAAAGTGGAAAAAGAAACAAAAGAAATTTCACAAGCAGAAGAGATAAAAAAGACGCTTGTTGAAGGTATGGATGAGCTTAACAAGAAGCTCCTTGGCTTTGAGAAGCGTATAAGCGAGCTTGAGGATGTCGCAAAAAATAGCAAGCAAAGCAAAAATATAGAGAAAACAGATGACAAAATAGTAGGAGGAATACTTTAA
- a CDS encoding P2 family phage major capsid protein, with amino-acid sequence MLEGLGLKDIAKGSINATNATLSGSLTPEQASGLIKIIKDNSAFLQKIHVEKMSRLTKELDGWDAMRGVLVRVASGEKPSDTQRTQLKKAGVKLEAKSVQLFSRILQDTLADNQNNPNFESETLNSFGTIFGNDLTLLGFNGTSDTYANSFETLHKGWIQTAKDSNDVTKVTYVANDSVSKRLTALAQSINPDALADSVILISTADMQEYNKEISALNAPNYLINGNADRVLGVKLEVTPLMPKGVYMATPLENLVLGVCLDINRNRWYDPEERALKYILDASVDYEIIIKKWVSIATL; translated from the coding sequence ATGTTAGAGGGACTTGGTTTAAAAGATATTGCAAAAGGCAGCATAAATGCTACTAATGCGACATTAAGTGGCAGCTTAACCCCAGAGCAAGCAAGCGGCCTTATAAAAATAATTAAAGACAATAGTGCATTTTTGCAAAAAATTCATGTTGAAAAGATGAGCCGCTTAACTAAAGAGCTTGATGGCTGGGATGCTATGAGGGGTGTTTTGGTACGTGTAGCAAGTGGTGAAAAACCAAGCGATACACAAAGAACGCAGCTTAAAAAGGCAGGTGTAAAGCTAGAAGCAAAAAGTGTGCAGCTTTTTTCAAGGATACTTCAAGATACACTAGCAGACAACCAAAATAATCCAAATTTTGAGAGTGAAACACTCAACTCTTTTGGAACAATTTTTGGTAATGATCTTACACTACTTGGCTTTAATGGCACAAGTGATACTTATGCGAATAGCTTTGAGACACTACATAAAGGCTGGATCCAAACAGCAAAAGATAGTAATGACGTCACAAAAGTTACTTATGTCGCAAATGATAGTGTAAGCAAACGCTTAACGGCACTTGCCCAATCAATTAATCCAGATGCTTTGGCTGATAGTGTGATCTTAATAAGCACAGCTGATATGCAGGAGTACAACAAAGAAATTTCAGCATTAAATGCACCAAACTACCTAATAAACGGCAATGCTGATCGTGTGCTTGGTGTAAAGCTTGAAGTAACACCATTGATGCCAAAGGGTGTTTATATGGCTACTCCACTTGAAAATTTAGTTCTTGGCGTATGCCTTGATATAAATCGTAACCGCTGGTATGACCCGGAAGAGAGAGCATTAAAATACATCCTTGATGCAAGTGTGGACTATGAGATCATAATCAAAAAATGGGTCAGCATAGCAACTCTTTAA
- a CDS encoding glycoside hydrolase family protein, which produces MSLKENIKENEGFKSYIYQDTRGYPTVGYGFEVSSLSKDELFLNGGKVEPMSKAVADQILEMKLIKLIPSVCEAFPWLEDKPKNVQDVVIEMCYQMGVPKVKKFVTTLNFIKSGEYEAAYKNGLDSLWAKQTPNRAKKVLSGLLA; this is translated from the coding sequence ATGAGCTTAAAAGAAAACATAAAAGAGAACGAAGGCTTTAAAAGCTACATATATCAGGATACTCGTGGGTATCCTACTGTCGGATATGGCTTTGAGGTTTCATCTCTTAGTAAAGACGAACTATTTTTAAATGGTGGCAAGGTTGAGCCTATGAGTAAAGCGGTAGCAGATCAGATTTTAGAGATGAAGCTTATTAAGCTCATACCTAGCGTTTGTGAAGCTTTTCCTTGGCTGGAAGATAAGCCAAAAAATGTCCAAGACGTGGTAATAGAGATGTGTTATCAAATGGGAGTGCCAAAAGTTAAAAAATTTGTTACCACTCTTAATTTTATAAAGTCTGGCGAATATGAGGCAGCCTATAAGAATGGACTAGATAGCCTTTGGGCAAAACAAACGCCGAACCGGGCAAAGAAGGTGCTAAGTGGGTTACTTGCTTAA
- a CDS encoding phage baseplate assembly protein V, producing the protein MVEVGIISEVRDDRAKVAIGSMVTDFLPVFQAHANSYAVSFSPIRVGEQVLVLPVHDELNSGVVLRGLYQSSHKADATDKKVHVSFEDGIKMSYDSSSSCLEISSPKLINITCDNANVKAKNVMVEASDTTIKSGDIKLLGNTLIEGAINTAGSGGGSGSFEINGDVRITGSITAGGNASFGGSVRDGRGNLSDHTNNGLARD; encoded by the coding sequence ATGGTTGAAGTTGGAATTATAAGTGAAGTAAGAGATGACCGTGCAAAAGTTGCCATTGGTTCGATGGTAACTGATTTTTTGCCGGTATTTCAAGCACATGCCAACTCTTATGCAGTGAGCTTTTCACCAATACGTGTAGGAGAGCAAGTGCTAGTGCTACCTGTGCATGATGAGTTAAACTCAGGTGTGGTTCTTCGTGGGCTTTATCAAAGTTCTCACAAGGCAGACGCTACTGATAAAAAGGTGCATGTAAGTTTTGAAGATGGCATAAAGATGAGCTATGACAGCTCTAGCTCTTGTCTTGAAATTTCATCTCCAAAGCTTATAAACATAACTTGCGATAACGCAAATGTAAAGGCTAAAAATGTGATGGTAGAAGCTAGCGATACCACTATAAAAAGCGGGGATATCAAGCTACTTGGCAACACGCTCATTGAAGGAGCTATAAATACAGCAGGAAGTGGTGGTGGTAGTGGTAGCTTTGAGATAAACGGAGATGTAAGGATCACTGGCTCAATCACAGCAGGTGGTAACGCAAGCTTTGGTGGTAGCGTACGTGATGGACGTGGCAACCTAAGCGATCATACAAATAACGGACTTGCGAGGGATTAG
- a CDS encoding GPW/gp25 family protein produces the protein MKYLIDIENSIKDILLTPLGSRVMLPEYGSRIYELIDRKVDDEFRADLACFVIEAVEKWEKRVKIDEVRLIGLKEHKLSFKVVLMSGNEIEVRA, from the coding sequence ATGAAATATCTAATTGATATAGAAAACTCTATCAAAGACATACTCCTAACTCCGCTTGGCTCTCGTGTGATGCTGCCTGAGTATGGCAGCAGAATTTATGAGCTAATAGATCGCAAGGTAGATGATGAATTTCGTGCTGATCTGGCGTGCTTTGTGATAGAGGCGGTTGAGAAGTGGGAAAAGAGAGTAAAGATCGATGAAGTTCGTCTTATAGGTTTAAAAGAACATAAGCTTAGCTTTAAAGTAGTGCTTATGAGTGGTAATGAGATAGAGGTAAGAGCATGA
- a CDS encoding baseplate assembly protein codes for MNLKQLPYPNVIEVLKYDEILNNVKNIFKEHLTDDEISLLESDNYSALLETLAYRELLLRARINDSVKAMLLPFSTGNDLDNIVAIYGIERLKGERPTAQCEFSLSMPRSSDTYLPKGLILRSENGEIASLKSEVVIRANELKAVGVIILDEFTKTSKAKCEYVQTPLPFVLKAKQLSEFEGGAERESDDRLRERAVLSLERFSTAGSAKAYTYQTLSANAKVLECSVLNGGAGVVQIYLKTTDMSEETRKDVESFLSAEKVRPLTDNLSVLNATKIDVKVVATLELTDMLFQDEIAKNISALPTSLSLGEDLNLSYIYKNLHQNGVYRVSLREPLNDKKISVKEFVNLSYEISYKKAEL; via the coding sequence ATGAATTTAAAACAACTTCCATATCCAAACGTTATTGAGGTGCTTAAATATGATGAAATTTTAAATAATGTTAAAAACATTTTTAAAGAGCATTTAACTGATGATGAAATTTCACTACTTGAAAGTGACAATTATTCGGCACTTCTTGAAACGCTAGCTTATAGAGAACTGCTCTTGCGAGCCAGGATAAATGATAGCGTTAAGGCTATGTTGCTGCCATTTTCTACTGGAAACGACCTTGATAACATAGTAGCGATTTATGGCATAGAGAGGTTAAAAGGAGAGAGGCCAACGGCGCAGTGTGAGTTTAGTCTTTCAATGCCAAGAAGCAGCGATACATATTTGCCAAAAGGGCTAATTTTACGCAGCGAAAATGGTGAAATAGCTAGCTTAAAAAGTGAAGTTGTAATAAGAGCAAATGAGCTAAAAGCTGTTGGAGTGATCATCTTGGATGAGTTTACAAAAACCAGCAAAGCAAAGTGCGAATATGTCCAAACACCGCTTCCTTTCGTATTAAAAGCAAAACAGCTAAGTGAGTTTGAAGGCGGAGCCGAGCGTGAAAGCGATGATAGGCTAAGAGAGCGTGCAGTTTTAAGCCTAGAGCGTTTCTCAACTGCAGGCAGTGCTAAAGCATATACTTATCAAACACTTAGCGCAAATGCAAAGGTACTGGAGTGCAGTGTGCTAAATGGCGGTGCAGGTGTAGTTCAAATTTATCTAAAAACTACCGACATGAGCGAAGAGACACGCAAAGATGTGGAGAGCTTTTTAAGTGCCGAAAAGGTGCGTCCGCTAACTGATAATCTAAGCGTGTTAAATGCTACAAAGATAGATGTAAAGGTAGTAGCTACCCTTGAGCTAACAGATATGCTCTTTCAAGATGAAATTGCTAAGAATATATCAGCTCTGCCAACTAGCCTTAGCCTTGGAGAGGATCTAAATTTAAGCTACATCTATAAAAATCTACATCAAAACGGCGTTTATAGAGTAAGTCTTAGAGAACCGCTTAATGATAAAAAGATAAGCGTAAAAGAATTTGTAAATTTAAGCTATGAGATAAGCTACAAAAAGGCTGAGTTATGA
- a CDS encoding phage tail protein I: MSLLPNHKSKFDKKFDLLFGVRFEDLDIGVINTLASKAPKNLLPVLATSFDVDIDGLNENEARELIKNAFEIHFYSGTFYSLNKALSALYAYAKVKEWFDYAGLPYHFKLELDASKNGVSPQTLKRSDEIINTYKNVRSVYDGASIKATASINLKAYSYTFSGENISVDPYVVSNISQRANFKVGATTQINEIISIPIDAIRVLTR; this comes from the coding sequence ATGAGCTTGCTGCCTAACCACAAAAGCAAATTTGATAAGAAATTTGACTTACTTTTTGGTGTAAGGTTTGAGGATTTAGACATTGGCGTCATAAATACTCTTGCAAGCAAAGCTCCAAAAAATTTACTGCCAGTACTTGCAACTAGCTTTGATGTAGATATTGATGGACTAAACGAGAATGAAGCCAGAGAGCTCATAAAAAATGCTTTTGAAATTCACTTTTACTCAGGCACTTTTTATAGCCTAAATAAAGCATTAAGCGCACTTTATGCATATGCCAAGGTTAAAGAGTGGTTTGATTATGCAGGACTACCTTATCACTTTAAACTAGAGCTTGATGCAAGTAAAAATGGAGTAAGCCCACAGACGCTAAAGAGATCTGATGAGATCATAAATACCTACAAAAACGTGCGTAGCGTATATGATGGAGCAAGCATAAAAGCGACTGCTAGCATAAATTTAAAAGCCTACTCTTACACATTTAGCGGTGAGAACATAAGTGTAGATCCTTACGTAGTATCAAATATAAGCCAAAGAGCAAACTTTAAAGTAGGAGCTACTACGCAGATAAACGAGATCATAAGCATACCAATCGATGCAATAAGAGTTTTAACAAGATAA
- a CDS encoding phage tail protein — translation MKQYTLLTANGINKLLKTASDGSKIALKEIVASDYEGELSEQTTSIPNEKYRGAINAITIDENDNNILDVDAIIPPEVGGFYIKTAGIYCDDGSLFAVARLADTYKPLLNEGSSKDITLNFKLQIANASESVILKVDNNIVLATRKWCEKMFLKIKDKIDAYTKQESDDKFVAKTDKATETKAGITKLKNSITTSQEDVAVTEKAVTDFVVASQNGLGVGQTWQDVKNNRKLDINYTNDTAKPIFIVVGRRGDGSPYPLKVFVSGVLVYEGRTNHNAIGVNKVASVIVPAGATYKVEMSGIDSQTDEQFQWVELR, via the coding sequence ATGAAGCAATACACACTTTTAACAGCAAACGGCATAAATAAGCTACTAAAAACCGCTAGCGATGGATCAAAGATAGCTCTAAAAGAGATCGTAGCGAGTGATTACGAAGGAGAGCTAAGCGAGCAGACCACATCAATACCAAATGAGAAATATAGGGGTGCTATAAACGCCATAACGATAGACGAAAACGATAACAACATCCTTGACGTCGATGCCATAATACCGCCTGAAGTTGGCGGATTTTATATAAAAACGGCTGGCATCTACTGTGATGATGGCTCACTCTTTGCAGTGGCGAGGCTGGCAGATACTTACAAGCCACTTTTAAATGAGGGGTCAAGCAAAGACATCACATTGAATTTTAAACTTCAAATCGCAAACGCGAGCGAAAGCGTCATTTTAAAGGTTGATAACAATATAGTGCTAGCAACTAGAAAATGGTGCGAAAAGATGTTTCTTAAGATAAAAGACAAAATCGACGCATACACCAAGCAAGAAAGTGACGATAAATTTGTGGCAAAAACCGACAAAGCCACCGAAACAAAGGCAGGCATAACAAAGCTAAAAAACTCTATAACTACATCACAAGAAGATGTAGCTGTTACAGAGAAGGCTGTAACAGATTTTGTAGTCGCTAGTCAAAACGGTTTAGGTGTAGGTCAGACTTGGCAAGACGTTAAAAACAATAGAAAGCTTGACATAAATTATACAAACGACACAGCTAAACCAATATTCATAGTAGTAGGAAGAAGAGGAGATGGAAGCCCATACCCACTGAAGGTCTTTGTTTCTGGAGTATTAGTATATGAAGGACGGACTAACCACAATGCTATTGGTGTAAATAAAGTAGCATCGGTTATAGTCCCAGCAGGAGCAACATATAAGGTTGAAATGAGTGGAATAGATTCGCAAACAGACGAACAGTTTCAGTGGGTAGAACTACGATAA
- a CDS encoding DUF7338 family protein, protein MLKSKEILQLISIILVELLLEILSFVVVPVALLFCKKDDEHLPKIFRWLEDANDYYDGKCAAINGDSGWRKSHYPEPKNRTYKARLLWLLRNRIGHFSSEILGVKVDEVNPYSIETIGDPNITSNGGKESGFCKVTCTLKDGRSRFGLYKTIRYKGFLSGFYCRIYVGWKLMDIAGANALNFKEFIQKDDKKYLKTVWCINPLKKVNQKGE, encoded by the coding sequence ATGCTAAAGAGTAAAGAGATATTACAGCTTATATCGATCATTTTAGTAGAGCTTTTGCTTGAGATCCTCTCATTTGTAGTCGTGCCAGTTGCATTACTCTTTTGTAAAAAAGATGATGAGCATTTGCCAAAGATATTTAGGTGGCTTGAAGATGCAAACGACTATTACGATGGTAAGTGTGCTGCTATCAATGGCGATAGTGGCTGGAGAAAAAGCCATTATCCAGAGCCAAAGAATAGAACATATAAAGCAAGGCTTCTTTGGCTTTTACGCAATAGGATAGGACACTTTTCAAGTGAGATTTTAGGCGTCAAAGTAGATGAAGTAAATCCATATAGCATAGAAACCATAGGTGATCCCAATATCACCAGTAATGGCGGCAAAGAGAGTGGCTTTTGTAAAGTTACTTGCACTTTAAAAGATGGACGCTCACGTTTTGGACTTTACAAAACGATCCGATACAAAGGCTTTTTAAGTGGCTTTTATTGTCGTATCTATGTCGGATGGAAGCTTATGGATATAGCAGGGGCAAATGCCTTAAATTTTAAAGAGTTCATCCAAAAAGATGACAAGAAATATCTAAAAACGGTGTGGTGCATAAATCCATTAAAAAAAGTAAATCAAAAAGGAGAATAA
- a CDS encoding phage tail sheath family protein, whose translation MAAKFGVNVTVSAEAARPIAVESTTPIGIAGYEEVLENGLHFYMTTAKALEALEAKYKAKKDASQAFKKGSIYRALKGIEDQAVNTQIILSVFTKDDDEDTNDEITECKSAVTAFAKAKSRFGYSPNLIIAPGFSHEDAIKGEIEKMATRLKATGIVDLKADDAAAAIVKMGDFGTNRLVAAYPNVKVWDDETNAYVYEGQSARIAGMIAHTDGASEFGYSDSYSNRVMVGVSGTQIDVDFELGETCTADELRAAKISTIIRESGFRAWGGETSDQDTIWQDLARVRIFDRISQACQKGVLFAIDRKASELYHAKRSVSELLRQLVGAKVLLGYELSWSAKNTDATITAGKFYLDVRMQNNPIVKQLTLDFIYVDKYGSVLMDELNK comes from the coding sequence ATGGCAGCAAAATTTGGTGTAAACGTAACCGTATCAGCTGAGGCAGCAAGACCAATAGCGGTAGAAAGTACTACACCTATTGGTATAGCAGGGTATGAAGAGGTGCTAGAAAATGGCCTACATTTTTATATGACAACAGCAAAGGCGCTTGAAGCGTTAGAGGCAAAATACAAAGCTAAAAAGGATGCGAGCCAAGCTTTTAAAAAAGGCTCTATTTATAGGGCTTTAAAAGGTATTGAAGATCAGGCCGTAAATACTCAAATAATTTTAAGTGTATTTACAAAAGATGACGATGAGGACACAAACGATGAGATCACGGAGTGTAAAAGTGCCGTTACAGCGTTTGCTAAAGCAAAATCACGCTTTGGTTATAGCCCAAATTTAATAATCGCGCCTGGCTTTAGCCATGAAGATGCGATAAAAGGCGAGATAGAAAAGATGGCAACTAGGCTAAAAGCAACTGGTATTGTAGATCTAAAAGCAGATGATGCAGCAGCAGCCATTGTTAAAATGGGCGATTTTGGTACAAATAGGCTAGTTGCTGCTTATCCAAATGTCAAGGTTTGGGATGATGAAACAAACGCTTATGTCTATGAGGGGCAAAGTGCGAGAATAGCCGGCATGATAGCCCACACAGATGGCGCAAGCGAGTTTGGATATTCAGATAGCTATTCAAACAGGGTTATGGTAGGAGTTTCGGGCACGCAAATAGACGTGGATTTTGAGTTGGGTGAGACTTGTACAGCTGATGAGCTAAGGGCAGCAAAAATTTCTACCATCATTAGAGAGAGTGGCTTTAGGGCTTGGGGTGGTGAAACGAGTGACCAAGATACTATTTGGCAAGATCTTGCACGTGTTAGGATATTTGATCGTATTTCGCAAGCTTGCCAAAAGGGAGTGCTGTTTGCGATCGATAGAAAAGCTAGTGAGCTTTATCATGCAAAAAGATCAGTTAGTGAGCTCCTTCGTCAGCTAGTTGGAGCAAAGGTACTTCTTGGATATGAGCTTAGCTGGAGTGCAAAAAACACCGACGCAACTATCACGGCTGGTAAATTTTACCTTGACGTCAGAATGCAAAACAATCCAATCGTTAAGCAGCTTACACTTGATTTTATCTACGTGGATAAATACGGTAGCGTTTTGATGGATGAGTTAAACAAATAA
- a CDS encoding phage major tail tube protein, giving the protein MKRQIPQVIQEGNVYIDGIGYLGVTKKLKLPTIEFEMIESKGALSTNYTTGMLKATEVEFTVSVLDKNMWVNLGLNSFTNRIPWLFKASIFQSGKNKTVPFSAAFTGDIISYEVSEFESGKELEVTIKLSAHFVDINVDGVPMVLKDSENMICVIGGVDYMAGVRSNLGE; this is encoded by the coding sequence ATGAAAAGACAAATTCCTCAAGTAATCCAAGAAGGTAACGTTTATATAGATGGTATCGGCTATCTTGGTGTAACAAAAAAACTAAAGCTTCCCACAATAGAGTTTGAAATGATAGAGAGCAAAGGGGCTCTTAGCACAAATTACACAACTGGCATGCTAAAGGCAACAGAGGTTGAATTTACAGTTAGTGTGCTAGATAAAAACATGTGGGTAAATTTAGGACTAAACAGCTTTACTAACCGCATTCCGTGGCTTTTTAAAGCTAGCATTTTCCAAAGTGGCAAAAATAAAACTGTGCCTTTTAGTGCAGCCTTTACTGGAGATATTATCAGTTATGAAGTATCTGAGTTTGAAAGCGGAAAAGAGCTAGAAGTTACTATTAAGCTATCAGCTCATTTTGTGGACATCAACGTGGATGGTGTGCCGATGGTGCTAAAAGATAGTGAAAATATGATATGCGTTATAGGCGGAGTTGATTATATGGCAGGGGTTCGCTCAAATTTAGGAGAGTGA
- a CDS encoding phage tail assembly protein, with amino-acid sequence MKEIKIKDEIWQMHAPKVRTIKMADENGGSDMAKTIYMIAALCNKTQDEVENLEFKEFMSLQKVLNDFLDVRAE; translated from the coding sequence ATGAAAGAGATAAAGATAAAAGATGAAATTTGGCAAATGCACGCACCAAAAGTAAGAACCATTAAGATGGCGGATGAAAATGGTGGTAGCGATATGGCAAAGACTATCTATATGATAGCTGCACTTTGCAATAAGACACAAGATGAAGTTGAAAATTTGGAGTTTAAAGAATTTATGTCTTTACAAAAGGTGTTAAATGATTTTTTAGATGTAAGGGCGGAGTAA
- a CDS encoding phage tail tape measure protein encodes MDNAQVGISIGLAVKGLSKISELKKGFDGLKGKIAEAKKAITSLDNTRLSNLSSQIRESQKALLGELTTNFSNLTNSVAIGVPIKLAIDDEAAFANVKKYVDDSDENLAKLKNAMRGLSSQLGESFSNIADIAAGGGKINLAGEELVTYTKMLATGSVAFEMSSEALSKAANNMKVGFKMNDIKELNSFFDSVNLLDNKVTNANASDIFEATSLTAANASLIGLDSKSASAISATMLSTGKASSVVGTSLNALYSTLSMADKKGKKFQEALASIGMDATYLKIALQKDAAGAITTFLEAISRADKDKQAGLLYDLVGGNFNDEIAGLVTNIDALKANIKMAHSDEATGSMQRELQTKLNTTKSGIERVTQAWRNLGSSLGETFLPLTNLLASILSKVAGVLSSLNEKFPRLSAIVVSAAAGFMIFKPVLLLSKIALLGVADGFLGVIRVVKFLNPMLLIAKLRWLAHAASIASATLAAKAHAFSIWLVGARLRATLAIATAYSAASKAFAASCALMRSGLMAATLTIRTMKFALISTGIGAIVVALGTAAAYLIENWDEVKAFFLEIWESVKPYWESTTKFFSDLWQGVSDFLSAIFEPVIKIWDELFGGFFDWIAEKFGWINDMVGEAIKGLSSAWSKTKEFFGFGDDEQASSELKPKDDSGGFFSSISGSDSDTHAKEAPALVADSPGGGAINISFNGDFLLNSDNGKFDLESFKAQIVKGVKDALRRDEFNRKNTDVRG; translated from the coding sequence ATGGACAACGCACAAGTTGGTATTAGTATTGGTCTAGCAGTAAAAGGGCTAAGTAAAATATCAGAGCTAAAAAAAGGGTTTGATGGTTTAAAAGGTAAGATAGCAGAAGCAAAAAAAGCCATAACATCTTTAGACAACACTAGATTGTCAAATCTATCTAGCCAAATAAGAGAGAGTCAAAAAGCACTTTTAGGCGAGCTTACGACAAATTTTAGCAATCTTACAAACTCGGTAGCCATAGGGGTGCCAATAAAACTTGCCATTGATGATGAGGCTGCTTTTGCGAATGTAAAAAAGTATGTTGATGATAGCGATGAGAACCTAGCTAAGCTAAAAAATGCGATGAGAGGGTTAAGCTCACAGCTTGGAGAGAGCTTTAGTAATATAGCTGACATTGCAGCTGGCGGCGGTAAGATAAATTTAGCCGGTGAGGAGCTAGTAACCTATACAAAGATGCTTGCAACCGGTTCAGTTGCATTTGAAATGAGCTCTGAAGCCTTATCAAAGGCGGCCAACAATATGAAAGTTGGCTTTAAGATGAACGATATAAAAGAGCTTAATAGCTTTTTTGATAGCGTAAACTTGCTCGACAATAAGGTTACCAATGCAAATGCTTCTGATATATTTGAGGCTACTTCGCTAACAGCTGCAAATGCTAGCTTAATAGGCTTAGATAGTAAAAGCGCTAGTGCCATAAGTGCTACAATGCTAAGTACTGGCAAAGCCAGCTCTGTTGTAGGCACTAGCTTAAATGCTCTTTACTCCACACTCTCAATGGCTGATAAAAAAGGCAAAAAATTTCAAGAAGCGCTAGCAAGTATTGGTATGGATGCAACATATCTAAAAATAGCCCTACAAAAAGATGCAGCTGGAGCTATAACTACGTTTTTAGAAGCGATCTCAAGAGCTGATAAAGATAAGCAAGCAGGGCTACTTTATGATCTAGTTGGTGGAAATTTTAACGATGAGATAGCAGGGCTTGTAACAAATATCGATGCCCTTAAAGCAAATATCAAAATGGCACACTCAGATGAAGCCACAGGATCTATGCAGCGTGAGCTACAAACGAAGCTAAACACTACAAAAAGTGGTATCGAAAGGGTTACGCAAGCATGGAGAAATCTAGGGTCAAGCCTTGGAGAAACCTTTTTGCCACTTACAAATTTATTAGCTTCAATCTTAAGTAAGGTAGCTGGAGTGTTAAGCTCGCTAAATGAAAAATTTCCAAGACTAAGTGCCATAGTTGTTAGCGCTGCAGCTGGCTTTATGATCTTTAAACCAGTGTTGCTTCTTAGCAAGATAGCACTTTTAGGCGTAGCAGATGGATTTTTGGGCGTTATAAGGGTAGTGAAATTTTTAAATCCTATGCTCTTAATAGCAAAACTCAGATGGTTGGCTCATGCTGCAAGTATTGCAAGTGCCACACTAGCTGCCAAAGCTCATGCATTTAGCATTTGGCTAGTTGGTGCAAGACTAAGAGCAACTCTAGCTATCGCTACTGCTTATAGCGCTGCCTCAAAAGCCTTTGCAGCATCATGTGCCTTAATGCGTAGTGGCTTAATGGCAGCAACTCTAACTATAAGGACTATGAAATTTGCTCTTATTAGCACAGGCATTGGTGCCATAGTAGTAGCCCTTGGCACAGCAGCGGCCTATCTTATAGAAAATTGGGACGAGGTAAAGGCATTTTTTCTTGAGATATGGGAGAGTGTAAAGCCATATTGGGAGAGCACGACAAAGTTTTTTAGTGATCTTTGGCAAGGAGTGAGCGACTTTTTAAGCGCTATTTTTGAGCCGGTTATCAAGATATGGGATGAGCTCTTTGGTGGCTTTTTTGACTGGATAGCTGAGAAATTTGGCTGGATAAATGACATGGTCGGCGAAGCCATTAAGGGGCTAAGTAGTGCTTGGAGCAAGACAAAAGAATTCTTTGGCTTTGGAGACGATGAGCAAGCAAGTAGTGAGCTAAAGCCAAAAGATGATAGCGGTGGCTTTTTTAGCTCTATTTCTGGTTCAGATAGTGATACTCACGCAAAAGAGGCTCCAGCTTTAGTGGCAGATAGCCCAGGTGGCGGCGCCATCAACATTAGCTTTAATGGTGATTTTTTACTTAACTCAGATAATGGCAAATTTGACCTAGAGAGTTTTAAGGCTCAAATAGTAAAAGGCGTTAAAGACGCACTAAGACGTGATGAGTTTAACCGTAAAAATACGGATGTAAGGGGATAA